The Pyxidicoccus sp. MSG2 genomic interval GCCTCAGGCCCGTCCTCACCACCGCGCTGGTGGCAAGCCTGGGCTTCATCCCCATGGCCTTCGCCAGCGGTGCGGGCGCGGAGGTGCAGAAGCCGCTCGCGACAGTCGTCATCGGCGGCCTCCTCAGCTCCACGTTGCTGACGCTGCTGGTGTTGCCCACCGTCTACACTTGGTTTGACCGAGGCAGTCCGGTGGTGGCCCCTGTTCCCCCTGAGCAGTCCTCGGGCGCCGACGGACATCCCCGTGTTGCGGAAGGAGGCGTGTCATGAAGGAGATTCAGGCCATCATCCAGCCCTTTAAGCTAAGCGCCGTCACCGATGCGCTCCAGGTCATCCCCGGCGTGGGCGGCATCACAGCCATGGACGTGCGGGGCTTCGGGCACCAACGGGGCGAGAATGGCCTCGAGAAGCCCGCGCACGGCTCGGTCAACTACACACCGAAGGTCATGCTCGTGCTCGCCGTGCCGGACGCCGTGGTTGCGCCCGTCCTCGCCGCCATTGAGCGGCACGCCCACACCGGCAACCCGGGGGACGGGAAGGTCCTCGTCCTGCCGGTGGAGGATGCCCTGCGCGTCAG includes:
- a CDS encoding P-II family nitrogen regulator gives rise to the protein MKEIQAIIQPFKLSAVTDALQVIPGVGGITAMDVRGFGHQRGENGLEKPAHGSVNYTPKVMLVLAVPDAVVAPVLAAIERHAHTGNPGDGKVLVLPVEDALRVRTGERGEGAL